Proteins from one Actinomycetota bacterium genomic window:
- the trpS gene encoding tryptophan--tRNA ligase: protein MPRILSGVQPTGNTHLGNYVGAFRQWVEMQHDFEAFYPVVDLHAITLAYDPEELADRTLEVAAILLASGLDPDVCTVFVQSHVPEHTELAWLFNHLATVGELRRMTQFKAKAEAGGEGPLPAGYFNYPVLQAADILIYQADRVPVGEDQRQHLELTRDVAERFNARFGHTFVVPEAYIPKVGGRVMDLQAPTAKMSKSSTSPAGRIEVLDPPDAIRRKVRSAVTDSGREVLARPDKPAISNLLELFSVATGKAVGELEQAYAGRGYGDFKGDLADALIAFLAPVRERYSELRGDPARLMAILEQGAARAQAIARENLALAKERMGFLPRSSG from the coding sequence AGGCCTTCTACCCGGTGGTCGACCTGCACGCCATCACCCTGGCCTACGACCCGGAGGAGCTGGCCGACCGGACGCTCGAGGTGGCGGCCATCCTGCTCGCCAGCGGGCTCGACCCCGACGTCTGCACCGTGTTCGTCCAGTCGCACGTGCCCGAGCACACGGAGCTGGCCTGGCTGTTCAACCACCTGGCGACCGTTGGCGAGCTGCGCCGCATGACCCAGTTCAAGGCCAAGGCCGAGGCCGGCGGGGAGGGCCCCCTGCCCGCCGGCTACTTCAACTACCCGGTCCTGCAGGCCGCCGACATCCTCATCTACCAGGCGGACCGGGTGCCGGTGGGGGAGGACCAGCGCCAGCACCTGGAGCTGACCCGCGACGTGGCCGAGCGCTTCAACGCCCGCTTCGGCCACACCTTCGTCGTCCCCGAGGCCTACATCCCCAAGGTCGGCGGCCGGGTCATGGACCTCCAGGCGCCGACGGCCAAGATGTCGAAGTCGAGCACGTCGCCGGCCGGGCGGATCGAGGTGCTGGACCCGCCCGACGCCATCCGCCGCAAGGTCCGCTCGGCCGTGACCGACTCCGGCCGGGAGGTGCTGGCCCGGCCGGACAAGCCGGCGATCTCCAACCTGCTGGAGCTGTTCTCGGTGGCCACCGGCAAGGCGGTGGGGGAGCTGGAGCAGGCCTACGCCGGCCGGGGCTACGGCGACTTCAAGGGCGACCTGGCCGACGCCCTGATCGCCTTCCTGGCCCCGGTCCGCGAGCGCTACAGCGAGCTCCGCGGCGACCCGGCCCGCCTGATGGCCATCCTCGAGCAGGGCGCGGCCAGGGCCCAGGCGATCGCCCGCGAGAACCTGGCCCTGGCCAAGGAGCGCATGGGTTTCCTGCCGCGGTCGAGCGGCTGA